One genomic window of Magnolia sinica isolate HGM2019 chromosome 3, MsV1, whole genome shotgun sequence includes the following:
- the LOC131239259 gene encoding U-box domain-containing protein 44-like, producing the protein MALIDEKNVLEAALQNLCDLFVAKVMNADSNARDVMIDKESSRQFSKYVTDINILLKSLHAQRVEDRIGQGPAKATLQKLDSQVREACEIIKRCESGSSLSLLLNPGDVLAQMRRTANEIAETVSLLGVSNLNTTLEVKSKTDRILNDLQSLEFRSAATAEAIISEIEKTMTKSGSSQALNIQLLQKIAEAVGARQNASPKQREPDLLKEDMKPQKQGEELQLSQLMQFLHSSEVEPCLPDERFTAYQQHPMRSSPRNDPTTSYGQDPTSHKEQYERNATNNKGPLPPDKQHPIHQCARDEGTATNRQDPVHLGTQVEPTATIKQEPVHQGTRDELTATNRQDPVVRPGAQDEPTTTNRQDRVRQGAQDEQSTTNRQDAVRTQDELTAANGQDPNHPDRQDSRTSTNRHDPIRPLMCQLCEEVMEDPVAIVCGHSFERRAIQEHFERGGRSCPTCEQELPSRVLTPNISLRRSIEEWKLKNLDSKLQTAVSALTSNDTQATNQGLEELQFLMAMARCRSEVTERGLVPKIVESIKASGSGNSKAALKCLCYLANHSDDNKEAIVGAGAIRCIVKQIGRGEVEPDAVRLLQALSEKEELIQEIGNAKDSIAFLVTLLQNPKPDISSRSRLVLENLSSNAHFIIKMAEAGHFQPFIDHFNQGSLETQTSMATALTKMQLNANSVKALEHKQFISTLIQVLSSSSPAHKTACLECIKKLSNHPEMANQFLAEPATIPALLNLISNPSSNSHWQNMAAGILTPMVESSQLSDFHSNPNMEELQSQHNISVFLHLAASSTPQIQAQFLHLLLAICNISEMACDQLRSDDNAVAQLYSSLNGNHVDISQQALKLLHCMAEHHPAGIPLPPPPTRESAVNTLVTIFISSPEVHNKSIAAGIIGLLPADDDAIDNILCKSETLKTIHEVICAADEGIEAFFTTPDRLLLENALAALVRFTKPNKPEIRKQLGELELYPLLVRMLSTGSSVAKKRTAIALAHLSQSTIPSTADAAAMSMTPADSEPMPWLRKLLPSMSWCCSSSMEWQWSPCSIHGSACSSRHTFCLVRVDAVRPLVQMLREMEAAEAAILALETLLKDDTTISSAAAVIVDNQGVEAIHDLLERGPISAKDKALDLFEKISKHVKITGQQFRRSERILMQLLLDDTLKKKAALVLSHNEVISKQSSFF; encoded by the exons ATGGCCCTTATCGATGAGAAGAATGTCCTGGAGGCCGCGTTACAGAACCTGTGCGACCTTTTCGTTGCCAAGGTGATGAATGCCGACTCCAACGCCAGAGACGTGATGATCGACAAGGAGAGCTCCAGGCAATTCTCCAAGTACGTGACCGATATAAACATCCTACTCAAATCGCTGCATGCCCAGAGGGTCGAGGACCGGATCGGGCAGGGACCCGCAAAGGCCACGTTGCAGAAACTGGATTCTCAGGTTAGAGAAGCATGCGAGATCATTAAAAGGTGCGAGTCCGGGAGCAGTCTCAGCCTCTTGCTGAACCCTGGTGATGTGCTCGCGCAGATGCGGCGCACGGCCAATGAGATCGCCGAGACGGTCTCACTCCTCGGCGTATCCAATCTCAATACAACCCTCGAAGTGAAATCCAAGACTGACCGGATTCTCAACGATCTGCAGTCATTGGAGTTCAGGTCTGCAGCCACTGCCGAAGCAATCATCTCGGAAATTGAGAAAACAATGACCAAGAGCGGCAGTAGCCAGGCCCTCAACATCCAGCTCCTGCAGAAGATTGCGGAAGCAGTTGGAGCGAGGCAGAATGCTTCACCAAAACAGAGGGAACCGGATCTGCTAAAGGAAGATATGAAGCCTCAGAAGCAGGGTGAGGAGCTTCAGCTGTCTCAACTGATGCAGTTCTTGCACAGCTCGGAAGTGGAGCCGTGCCTGCCAGACGAGCGGTTCACCGCATATCAGCAACACCCAATGCGCTCAAGCCCACGAAATGATCCGACCACTTCATATGGTCAAGACCCAACTAGCCACAAGGAACAATATGAGCGAAATGCTACAAACAATAAAGGCCCACTTCCCCCAGACAAGCAACACCCAATTCACCAATGTGCACGAGACGAGGGAACTGCTACAAACAGGCAAGATCCAGTTCACCTGGGCACGCAAGTTGAGCCTACGGCTACAATCAAGCAAGAGCCCGTTCATCAGGGCACACGAGATGAGCTTACTGCTACAAACAGGCAAGACCCAGTTGTTCGCCCAGGCGCACAAGACGAGCCGACCACTACAAACAGGCAAGACCGAGTTCGCCAAGGTGCACAAGATGAGCAGAGCACTACAAACAGGCAAGACGCAGTTCGCACGCAAGATGAGCTTACAGCTGCGAATGGGCAGGACCCAAATCACCCTGACCGACAAGATTCTCGAACCAGCACAAACCGACATGACCCAATCCGCCCGCTCATGTGCCAGTTATGCGAGGAGGTGATGGAGGATCCAGTGGCCATCGTCTGCGGACATAGCTTTGAGAGAAGGGCAATTCAGGAGCATTTTGAAAGAGGGGGGAGATCCTGCCCAACGTGCGAACAGGAGCTCCCTTCTAGGGTGCTAACGCCAAACATCTCTCTACGCAGATCAATAGAGGAGTGGAAGCTAAAGAATCTGGACTCAAAGCTACAGACTGCAGTATCTGCTCTCACCTCCAACGACACACAAGCTACGAATCAAGGCTTAGAGGAGCTGCAATTTCTGATGGCAATGGCCCGCTGCAGATCGGAAGTTACAGAAAGAGGACTCGTTCCTAAGATTGTAGAGTCGATCAAAGCCAGTGGGAGCGGAAACAGCAAGGCAGCTCTTAAATGCCTCTGCTACCTTGCCAATCACAGCGACGATAACAAG GAAGCCATTGTCGGAGCTGGAGCCATCCGTTGCATTGTAAAGCAGATCGGCAGGGGCGAAGTGGAACCTGATGCCGTAAGGCTCTTACAAGCGCTGTCAGAGAAAGAAGAGCTCATCCAGGAAATAGGTAATGCCAAAGACAGCATTGCTTTCTTGGTCACTCTGCTTCAAAATCCCAAACCTGACATATCCAGTAGATCCCGGCTGGTGCTGGAGAACCTTTCATCCAACGCCCATTTCATCATCAAGATGGCCGAAGCCGGCCACTTCCAACCGTTCATCGATCACTTCAACCAAG GTTCTCTCGAGACCCAAACTTCAATGGCCACAGCCCTCACAAAGATGCAGCTGAATGCCAACAGCGTGAAGGCCTTGGAGCACAAGCAATTCATCAGCACTCTCATTCAGGTGCTCTCTTCAAGCTCTCCTGCCCACAAAACTGCATGTCTCGAGTGCATCAAGAAGCTCTCCAACCATCCGGAGATGGCAAACCAGTTTCTGGCGGAACCTGCTACAATCCCAGCCTTGTTAAATCTAATTTCCAACCCTAGCTCCAACTCTCACTGGCAGAACATGGCCGCAGGGATCCTCACCCCCATGGTAGAATCCAGCCAGCTCTCTGATTTTCACAGCAATCCAAACATGGAGGAACTGCAATCACAGCACAATATCAGCGTCTTCCTGCACCTCGCAGCATCTTCCACTCCTCAAATTCAGGCCCAGTTCCTGCACCTACTACTAGCAATCTGCAATATATCTGAGATGGCATGTGACCAGCTACGGTCGGATGATAACGCTGTGGCCCAACTCTATTCTTCCCTAAATGGGAACCACGTAGACATCAGCCAACAGGCACTTAAACTCCTACACTGCATGGCTGAACACCATCCAGCTGGAATCCCACTTCCACCACCACCCACGAGGGAGTCTGCAGTCAACACACTAGTAACCATCTTCATCAGTTCACCAGAGGTTCACAACAAGTCCATTGCTGCTGGAATCATCGGCCTGCTTCCTGCTGATGATGATGCTATTGACAATATACTCTGCAAGTCTGAAACCCTGAAAACCATTCATGAGGTGATCTGCGCTGCAGATGAAGGAATCGAGGCATTTTTTACCACCCCAGATAGGCTGCTGCTGGAGAACGCTCTAGCAGCACTCGTACGTTTCACAAAACCCAACAAACCTGAGATTCGGAAGCAACTGGGTGAGCTTGAGCTGTACCCATTGCTTGTCCGCATGCTATCTACTGGCAGCTCAGTGGCGAAGAAGAGGACCGCAATTGCCTTGGCCCACCTATCCCAATCCACCATCCCATCAACAGCAGATGCAGCTGCCATGTCCATGACACCAGCTGACTCAGAGCCGATGCCATGGCTGAGGAAACTCCTGCCCAGCATGTCTTGGTGCTGCTCCTCATCCATGGAATGGCAATGGAGCCCCTGCTCCATCCATGGCTCTGCCTGTTCATCCAGGCACACCTTCTGCCTTGTCAGGGTGGACGCAGTAAGGCCACTGGTGCAGATGCTGAGAGAGATGGAAGCTGCTGAGGCTGCCATCCTGGCCCTCGAGACCCTGCTCAAGGATGACACAACTATCTCAAGTGCGGCTGCAGTGATCGTTGACAACCAAGGTGTGGAAGCCATTCACGACCTGCTGGAGAGGGGACCCATATCCGCCAAGGACAAGGCCCTCGACCTCTTCGAAAAGATCTCCAAGCACGTGAAGATCACAGGGCAACAGTTTCGCCGCTCGGAGAGGATCCTCATGCAACTCCTCCTGGACGACACACTCAAGAAGAAGGCTGCATTGGTGCTCAGTCATAATGAAGTCATCTCAAAGCAGTCTTCCTTCTTCTGA
- the LOC131239263 gene encoding pentatricopeptide repeat-containing protein At5g61800-like — protein MPIATHPKFLILNQCKTFQQLKQAHAQTITQRLISLNPSFVLAKILYFLTVLNAPSSPSIHYADSIFNQIPTPSTFAYNTIIRAHTLLSSPQSALLLFVEMRRLYLLPDFHTYPFVLKTCARLATPSTARSVHSQALKFGFGDHIYVTNALIHAYSDSDLMDEASQVFDEARQRDIVSYNTLIARYVRAWEVDIACAIFDEMPVRDSVSWGTLLVGYTQVGRCNEGIQLFDEMLDLGVRPDNVALVGAISACAQLGMLDKGMAIHDHIRRIGILPNVFLSTGVVDMYAKCGCIGIAMDIFKSSHDKNIFTWNAMIAGLAMHGHGQRSLELFIKMQDMESIYNVRRGLSHYGCMADLLRWAGLIEEAVEMIESMPMEGDVYVWGSARGGARYMGMLRWLRLLLGT, from the exons ATGCCAATCGCTACACACCCAAAATTCTTGATTCTCAACCAGTGCAAGACTTTCCAACAGCTAAAACAGGCCCACGCCCAAACCATCACACAACGACTCATTTCCCTCAACCCTTCATTCGTACTTGCCAAAATCCTCTACTTTTTAACGGTCCTCAACGCTCCATCATCACCGTCCATTCACTATGCCGACTCCATCTTCAATCAAATCCCAACCCCATCCACCTTCGCTTACAATACCATCATCCGGGCCCACACCCTCCTCTCCTCCCCACAATCTGCACTCCTCCTATTTGTTGAAATGCGTCGCCTATATCTGCTACCTGACTTTCACACCTACCCCTTTGTGCTCAAAACGTGCGCCCGCCTCGCCACGCCCTCGACCGCACGTTCCGTCCACTCCCAAGCGTTGAAATTCGGCTTCGGCGACCACATTTACGTGACGAACGCACTGATCCACGCCTACTCGGACTCGGATTTGATGGACGAGGCGAGCCAGGTGTTCGACGAGGCCCGGCAGCGGGACATCGTGTCTTATAACACATTAATCGCGAGGTACGTTAGGGCCTGGGAGGTGGACATTGCATGTGCAATATTCGATGAAATGCCGGTTAGAGATTCTGTTTCATGGGGCACCCTCCTAGTGGGGTACACCCAGGTGGGCCGCTGCAACGAAGGGATAcaactatttgatgaaatgctcgaTTTGGGGGTGCGCCCTGACAATGTTGCATTAGTCGGTGCGATATCTGCATGCGCACAGTTAGGCATGTTAGATAAGGGAATGGCCATCCATGATCACATCAGACGGATTGGAATCCTGCCCAATGTGTTCCTGTCCACGGGAGTAGTTGACATGTATGCGAAATGTGGGTGCATTGGCATTGCCATGGACATCTTCAAATCGAGCCATGACAAGAATATCTTCACGTGGAATGCCATGATCGCTGGTTTGGCCATGCACGGGCACGGCCAGCGGTCACTCGAACTCTTCATAAAAATGCAGGAT ATGGAAAGCATCTACAATGTTCGTCGTGGTCTAAGCCATTATGGGTGCATGGCTGATCTGCTTAGGTGGGCTGGGCTGATCGAAGAAGCGGTGGAGATGATAGAGAGCATGCCAATGGAGGGTGATGTGTATGTGTGGGGGTCTGCTAGGGGGGGTGCAAGATACATGGGAATGTTGAGGTGGCTGAGATTGCTGCTGGGCACGTGA
- the LOC131239264 gene encoding pentatricopeptide repeat-containing protein At5g61800-like isoform X2, whose protein sequence is MPVRDSVSWGTLLVGYTQVGRCNEGIQLFDEMLDLGVRPDNVALVGAISASAQLGMLDKGMAIHDHIRRTGILPNVFLSTGLVDLYAKCGCIGIAMDIFESSHDKNIFTWNAMIASLAMHGHGQRSLKLFMKMQDMENIYNVHRGLSHYGCMADLLGRAGLIEEAVEMIESMPMEGDVYVWGGLLGGCGIHGNVEVAEIAAGHLMELTLDVGGTYSIMVNIYSKARMWKDVARMRRLMYVRRVRKSLGCSWIQVDGVDHEFVAGERWHPQIDEIC, encoded by the exons ATGCCCGTTAGAGATTCTGTTTCGTGGGGCACCCTCTTGGTGGGGTACACCCAGGTGGGCCGCTGCAACGAAGGGATAcaactatttgatgaaatgctcgaTCTAGGGGTGCGCCCTGATAATGTTGCATTAGTCGGTGCGATCTCTGCGAGTGCACAGTTGGGCATGTTAGATAAGGGAATGGCCATCCATGATCACATCAGACGGACTGGAATCCTGCCCAATGTGTTCCTGTCCACGGGCTTAGTCGACTTGTATGCGAAATGTGGGTGCATTGGCATTGCGATGGACATCTTCGAATCGAGCCATGACAAGAATATCTTCACGTGGAATGCCATGATCGCTAGTCTGGCCATGCACGGGCACGGCCAGCGGTCACTCAAACTCTTCATGAAAATGCAAGAC ATGGAAAACATCTACAATGTTCATCGTGGTCTAAGCCATTATGGGTGCATGGCTGATCTGCTTGGGCGGGCTGGGCTGATCGAAGAAGCGGTAGAGATGATAGAGAGCATGCCAATGGAGGGTGATGTGTATGTGTGGGGGGGTCTGCTAGGGGGTTGCGGGATACATGGGAATGTTGAGGTGGCTGAGATTGCTGCTGGGCACTTGATGGAACTGACCCTTGACGTTGGTGGGACCTACTCCATCATGGTCAACATCTATTCTAAGGCAAGGATGTGGAAAGATGTGGCTAGGATGAGGAGGTTGATGTATGTGAGGAGAGTGAGGAAGAGTCTTGGGTGTAGTTGGATtcaagtggatggtgtggatcatgagTTTGTGGCAGGGGAGAGGTGGCACCCTCAGATTGATGAGATCTGTTAG
- the LOC131239264 gene encoding pentatricopeptide repeat-containing protein At5g61800-like isoform X1, translating into MPVRDSVSWGTLLVGYTQVGRCNEGIQLFDEMLDLGVRPDNVALVGAISASAQLGMLDKGMAIHDHIRRTGILPNVFLSTGLVDLYAKCGCIGIAMDIFESSHDKNIFTWNAMIASLAMHGHGQRSLKLFMKMQDVGIRPDGVAFLVVLVGCSHVGLVEHARQLFDEMENIYNVHRGLSHYGCMADLLGRAGLIEEAVEMIESMPMEGDVYVWGGLLGGCGIHGNVEVAEIAAGHLMELTLDVGGTYSIMVNIYSKARMWKDVARMRRLMYVRRVRKSLGCSWIQVDGVDHEFVAGERWHPQIDEIC; encoded by the coding sequence ATGCCCGTTAGAGATTCTGTTTCGTGGGGCACCCTCTTGGTGGGGTACACCCAGGTGGGCCGCTGCAACGAAGGGATAcaactatttgatgaaatgctcgaTCTAGGGGTGCGCCCTGATAATGTTGCATTAGTCGGTGCGATCTCTGCGAGTGCACAGTTGGGCATGTTAGATAAGGGAATGGCCATCCATGATCACATCAGACGGACTGGAATCCTGCCCAATGTGTTCCTGTCCACGGGCTTAGTCGACTTGTATGCGAAATGTGGGTGCATTGGCATTGCGATGGACATCTTCGAATCGAGCCATGACAAGAATATCTTCACGTGGAATGCCATGATCGCTAGTCTGGCCATGCACGGGCACGGCCAGCGGTCACTCAAACTCTTCATGAAAATGCAAGACGTGGGGATCAGGCCAGATGGGGTCGCGTTCTTAGTTGTTTTGGTAGGGTGTAGCCATGTGGGCCTGGTCGAACATGCGCGGCAATTGTTCGATGAGATGGAAAACATCTACAATGTTCATCGTGGTCTAAGCCATTATGGGTGCATGGCTGATCTGCTTGGGCGGGCTGGGCTGATCGAAGAAGCGGTAGAGATGATAGAGAGCATGCCAATGGAGGGTGATGTGTATGTGTGGGGGGGTCTGCTAGGGGGTTGCGGGATACATGGGAATGTTGAGGTGGCTGAGATTGCTGCTGGGCACTTGATGGAACTGACCCTTGACGTTGGTGGGACCTACTCCATCATGGTCAACATCTATTCTAAGGCAAGGATGTGGAAAGATGTGGCTAGGATGAGGAGGTTGATGTATGTGAGGAGAGTGAGGAAGAGTCTTGGGTGTAGTTGGATtcaagtggatggtgtggatcatgagTTTGTGGCAGGGGAGAGGTGGCACCCTCAGATTGATGAGATCTGTTAG
- the LOC131241368 gene encoding pentatricopeptide repeat-containing protein At5g61800-like, producing the protein MPIATHPKFLILNQCKTLQQLKQAHAQTITQGLISLNPSFVLAKILYSLTVLNAPSSPSIHYANSIFHQIPTPSTFAYNNIIRAHTLLSSPQSALLLFVEMRRRCLPPDFHTYPFVLKTCARLATPSTARSVHSQALKFGFGDHIYVTNALIHAYSDSDLMDEASQVFNEARQRDIVSYNTLIAGYVKARDMDIARAIFDEMPVRDSVSWGTLLVGYTQVGRCNEGIQLFDEMLDLGVRPDNVALVGAISACAQLGMLDKGMAIHDYIRQTGILLNVFLSTGLVDMYAKCGCIGIAMDIFESSHDKNIFTWNAMITGLAMHGHGQRSLELFIKMQDVGIRPDGVTFLAVLVGCSHAGLVEHARQLFDEMESIYNVRRGLSHYGCMADLLGRAGLIEEAVEMIESMPMEGDVYVWGGLLGGCGIHGNVEVAEIAAGHLMELAPDGGGTYSIMVNIYAKARRWKDVARMRRGEVAPSD; encoded by the exons ATGCCAATAGCTACACACCCAAAATTCTTGATTCTCAACCAATGCAAGACTCTCCAACAGCTAAAACAGGCCCACGCCCAAACCATCACACAAGGACTCATTTCCCTCAATCCTTCGTTCGTACTTGCCAAAATCCTCTACTCTTTAACGGTCCTCAACGCTCCATCATCACCGTCCATTCACTATGCCAACTCCATCTTCCATCAAATCCCAACCCCATCCACCTTCGCTTACAATAACATCATCCGAGCCCACACCCTCCTCTCCTCCCCACAATCCGCACTCCTCCTGTTTGTTGAAATGCGTCGCCGTTGTCTGCCACCTGACTTTCACACCTACCCCTTTGTGCTCAAAACGTGCGCCCGCCTCGCCACGCCCTCGACCGCACGTTCCGTCCACTCCCAAGCGTTGAAATTCGGCTTCGGCGACCACATTTATGTGACGAACGCATTGATCCACGCCTACTCGGACTCGGATTTGATGGACGAGGCAAGCCAGGTGTTCAACGAGGCCCGGCAGCGGGACATCGTGTCTTATAACACATTAATCGCGGGGTACGTTAAGGCCCGCGATATGGACATTGCACGTGCAATATTCGATGAAATGCCCGTTAGAGATTCTGTTTCGTGGGGCACCCTCCTGGTGGGGTACACCCAAGTGGGCCGCTGCAACGAAGGGATAcaactatttgatgaaatgctcgaTCTGGGGGTGCGCCCTGACAATGTTGCATTAGTTGGTGCGATCTCTGCGTGCGCACAGTTGGGCATGTTAGATAAGGGAATGGCCATCCATGATTACATCAGACAGACTGGAATCCTCCTCAATGTGTTCCTGTCCACGGGCCTAGTCGACATGTATGCGAAATGTGGGTGCATTGGCATTGCAATGGACATCTTCGAATCGAGCCATGACAAGAATATCTTCACGTGGAATGCCATGATCACTGGTCTGGCCATGCACGGGCACGGCCAGCGGTCACTTGAACTCTTCATAAAAATGCAGGATGTGGGGATCAGGCCAGATGGGGTCACGTTCTTAGCTGTTTTGGTGGGGTGTAGCCACGCGGGCCTGGTCGAACATGCGCGGCAGTTGTTCGATGAGATGGAAAGCATTTACAATGTTCGTCGTGGTCTAAGCCATTATGGGTGCATGGCTGATCTGCTTGGGCGGGCTGGGCTGATCGAAGAAGCGGTAGAGATGATAGAGAGCATGCCAATGGAGGGTGATGTGTATGTGTGGGGGGGTCTGCTAGGGGGTTGCGGGATACATGGGAATGTTGAGGTGGCTGAGATTGCTGCTGGGCACTTGATGGAACTGGCCCCTGATGGTGGTGGGACCTACTCCATCATGGTTAACATCTATGCTAAGGCAAGGAGGTGGAAAGATGTGGCTAGGATGAGGAG GGGAGAGGTGGCACCCTCAGATTGA